A single region of the Saprospiraceae bacterium genome encodes:
- a CDS encoding ABC transporter ATP-binding protein, producing MNRLQVRQLSKTYNNGVTALDQVTLDISNGIFGLLGPNGAGKSTLMRTIAALQEPDTGTLFFNGENILEHPQFIRQQLGYLPQEFGVYPGFSAVQLLDHLAVLKGIHHKGERQEQITQLLEHTNLFTHRNKAVSTFSGGMRQRFGIAQALLGNPQLIIVDEPTAGLDPEERNRFLDLLSEMGEQKIVILSTHIVEDVRDLCQQLAIIHRGRLVKQGAPGELISGLQGRVWQRTIAKDQATEWMNQYAILSTRLFAGQRRVHILSDQLPGEGFESIAPGLEDVYFSTIN from the coding sequence ATGAATCGGCTCCAAGTTCGTCAATTATCAAAAACGTATAACAACGGGGTAACAGCATTAGACCAGGTTACGCTCGATATTAGCAACGGTATTTTTGGATTGTTAGGTCCAAATGGCGCTGGCAAATCTACCTTAATGCGAACCATTGCGGCTTTACAGGAGCCTGATACGGGAACCCTGTTTTTTAATGGAGAAAACATCTTGGAACACCCTCAATTTATCCGCCAACAATTGGGGTATTTGCCTCAGGAATTTGGCGTTTATCCCGGGTTTTCAGCGGTTCAGTTATTAGATCATTTAGCTGTTTTAAAAGGCATTCACCATAAAGGAGAGCGACAAGAACAGATCACCCAACTGTTGGAACACACCAATTTATTCACCCATCGCAACAAAGCTGTCAGCACCTTTTCGGGAGGGATGCGCCAGCGATTCGGAATTGCACAGGCCCTTCTGGGGAACCCTCAATTGATAATTGTGGATGAACCTACGGCAGGACTTGATCCGGAAGAGCGGAATCGGTTCCTTGACCTCTTAAGCGAAATGGGGGAGCAGAAAATTGTCATTCTCTCTACGCATATTGTTGAAGATGTGCGGGATTTGTGCCAACAGCTAGCCATTATTCATCGAGGCCGTTTGGTGAAACAGGGAGCGCCGGGCGAATTGATCAGCGGGCTCCAAGGCCGTGTTTGGCAAAGGACGATCGCCAAAGACCAAGCTACCGAGTGGATGAATCAATATGCTATTTTATCCACTCGGCTGTTTGCAGGACAGCGGCGGGTACACATTTTGAGCGACCAACTTCCTGGCGAAGGCTTCGAATCTATAGCGCCAGGGCTGGAAGACGTTTATTTCTCTACCATTAATTAA
- a CDS encoding histidine kinase produces MKTFIAKLKSYLEENDSWVFFALFFTLSAERAVNTEPHTWGHYLFCLVTLLVCYAPIWFFAHFKARLKNTLLLPSYLLLWGGCFIVWTGLFAWFTRSLLFSYLGFFGDMDYFIMMAFLLPGMDLGLELNRYLNRQSMALNWLKKIGVDGTILISILSISVLFSMMIVSNLTKFQTQEVIYTSIHFGKVISHFFLFLGYTFQFLLLYLSLYFFYILNNKVLIPFLLKKRGLFIYMLGVVGSIALFFPVFAQLLISLPMVKATNSLMPSQTLEVFTELNALIPFIVMICSLPIIVAMQWFRQNNEITHLEKQQVENELGLLKQQINPHFFFNTLNSLYSLSLSKSDKTPEVIVQLSALMRYVIYRGKEKEVLLTEEIDYLTDYINLQKIRLHKAFDLLIRKEIKDKDFLFPPLLLIILVENAFKHGIEPAEGPCFLHIDIICDENKLSFSCENTFENTEEQAEKGIGLDNLRRRLALLFPEQHHFSISKNENSFSANLQIWKS; encoded by the coding sequence ATGAAAACCTTTATCGCTAAACTAAAGTCATACTTGGAGGAAAATGATAGCTGGGTGTTTTTCGCGTTATTTTTTACACTTAGCGCCGAACGAGCGGTCAATACGGAACCGCACACCTGGGGGCACTATTTATTTTGTTTGGTCACTTTGTTGGTATGCTATGCGCCAATATGGTTTTTCGCGCATTTTAAGGCCAGGCTAAAAAACACCCTTCTCCTTCCCTCCTACCTATTGCTTTGGGGTGGTTGTTTTATCGTTTGGACCGGATTATTTGCCTGGTTTACCCGAAGCTTGTTGTTTTCCTATCTTGGTTTTTTTGGTGATATGGATTACTTCATCATGATGGCATTCTTATTGCCGGGCATGGATTTGGGGCTAGAACTCAATCGCTATTTGAATCGACAATCAATGGCCCTCAACTGGCTTAAAAAGATCGGTGTGGATGGAACGATATTGATTAGCATACTGTCTATTTCCGTCCTCTTCAGTATGATGATCGTCAGTAATCTAACGAAATTCCAAACGCAAGAAGTCATCTACACGAGTATTCATTTTGGGAAAGTAATCAGTCATTTCTTTTTATTTCTAGGCTATACCTTTCAGTTTCTCTTACTTTACCTATCGCTGTACTTTTTCTATATCCTCAATAATAAGGTATTGATTCCTTTCTTATTAAAAAAGCGAGGCTTGTTCATTTATATGCTTGGCGTTGTTGGGAGTATTGCACTGTTTTTCCCCGTTTTTGCTCAGCTACTAATCAGCCTGCCGATGGTTAAAGCAACCAATAGTTTAATGCCCAGTCAAACGCTAGAGGTGTTTACAGAATTGAATGCCCTTATTCCATTTATAGTCATGATTTGCAGCTTACCTATTATTGTGGCGATGCAATGGTTTAGGCAAAATAATGAAATCACCCATTTGGAAAAACAGCAGGTAGAAAACGAGTTGGGATTGTTGAAACAGCAAATTAATCCACACTTTTTTTTTAATACCCTCAATAGCTTGTACTCGCTGAGCTTATCAAAATCCGATAAAACTCCAGAGGTCATTGTCCAATTGTCGGCCTTAATGCGCTATGTGATCTATAGAGGCAAAGAAAAAGAAGTACTCCTGACAGAAGAAATCGACTATCTGACAGATTATATAAATCTTCAAAAGATTCGACTCCACAAGGCGTTTGATTTGCTGATTAGAAAGGAGATTAAAGACAAAGACTTCCTGTTTCCTCCCTTGCTGCTGATTATTTTAGTTGAGAATGCCTTCAAGCATGGAATCGAACCAGCTGAAGGGCCTTGTTTTTTGCACATTGATATTATATGCGATGAAAATAAATTATCTTTTAGCTGCGAAAATACTTTTGAAAATACCGAAGAACAGGCGGAAAAGGGAATTGGGCTGGATAATTTAAGACGTAGATTAGCATTATTGTTTCCAGAACAACACCATTTTTCTATTAGTAAGAACGAAAATAGCTTTAGTGCGAATTTGCAGATATGGAAGTCCTGA